A portion of the Deltaproteobacteria bacterium genome contains these proteins:
- a CDS encoding FMN-binding glutamate synthase family protein, translated as MSFSKPNRSAATLTTTRLDPAPGSGICVTCVDGCEGPCEIGRSALKGREVLYPIPFGKITAGSEKDYPADFSHFNIQGTAVGAVGVEADPDKATFPAVDTTTALGADGSIKLNFPVFTGAVGSTDIARINWTEAAVGAAISGVIVVAGENICGMDPQAEFSNGKISKSPEMERRIKAFKDWYDGTGGIIIQANVEDTKLGVPEYVIEKLGMEIFELKWGQGAKDIGGEVKLSSIKRALQLKERGYIVLPDPTNPAVQEAFKAGGISEFERHSRLGMVDEDAFHKEVERLRSVGAKYVTLKTGAYRPSDLARAIKYSSDAKIDLLTIDGAGGGTGMSPWRMMNEWGIPTVQLECLAYQMCEKLKAKGAYIPPIAIAGGLSLEDHIFKAIALGAPHVKAICLGRAMLTAAMVGKTHGRLMAEKMEDEGEDPSEGYVRLFAVGAELKKRFGSDFAKLPPGAIGMYSYIDRMKQGLQQFMAGARKFALQYIDRNDLVALTKEAAEVSGIDYVMESDAVEVEKILGYNGGY; from the coding sequence ATGTCATTTAGCAAACCGAATCGAAGTGCAGCAACCCTAACTACCACCAGATTAGACCCGGCTCCTGGTTCCGGAATCTGTGTGACCTGTGTGGATGGATGCGAAGGGCCGTGTGAAATCGGGCGCTCGGCGCTCAAGGGAAGAGAGGTCCTTTATCCTATCCCCTTTGGAAAAATCACAGCCGGCTCTGAAAAGGATTATCCTGCAGATTTTTCCCATTTCAATATTCAGGGCACGGCAGTCGGCGCCGTAGGGGTCGAGGCTGATCCGGACAAGGCCACGTTTCCAGCTGTGGATACCACTACTGCCCTTGGCGCTGACGGGAGCATCAAGCTAAATTTTCCGGTGTTCACAGGGGCCGTTGGATCTACTGACATTGCCCGGATCAACTGGACAGAGGCTGCTGTTGGCGCGGCCATATCCGGTGTAATCGTGGTAGCCGGAGAAAACATCTGCGGTATGGACCCACAGGCCGAATTCAGTAATGGGAAAATATCGAAATCCCCTGAAATGGAACGTAGGATCAAGGCGTTCAAGGATTGGTATGACGGCACAGGAGGCATTATCATCCAGGCTAACGTGGAAGACACTAAGCTGGGCGTACCCGAATATGTAATTGAAAAGCTGGGTATGGAAATCTTTGAACTGAAATGGGGCCAGGGCGCAAAGGACATTGGCGGCGAGGTCAAACTCTCCTCCATAAAGCGGGCCCTTCAACTCAAGGAGCGTGGCTACATAGTGCTTCCGGATCCCACGAATCCCGCTGTCCAGGAGGCCTTTAAGGCTGGTGGTATTTCGGAATTTGAGCGTCATTCCCGCCTCGGCATGGTTGATGAAGATGCCTTCCATAAAGAGGTAGAACGTCTCCGGAGCGTGGGCGCCAAATACGTCACGTTGAAAACCGGGGCCTATCGGCCGAGTGATCTCGCCCGGGCCATCAAGTATTCTTCTGATGCGAAGATCGATCTTCTAACCATAGATGGGGCCGGTGGAGGCACGGGGATGAGCCCGTGGCGTATGATGAACGAATGGGGCATCCCCACGGTCCAACTGGAGTGTTTGGCCTATCAGATGTGTGAAAAGCTTAAAGCAAAAGGGGCCTATATTCCGCCCATCGCTATTGCCGGCGGGCTTTCTCTGGAAGACCATATATTCAAGGCGATTGCCCTGGGAGCCCCTCACGTAAAGGCGATTTGCCTTGGAAGGGCCATGTTGACGGCAGCCATGGTGGGAAAGACGCATGGCCGATTGATGGCAGAAAAGATGGAAGACGAAGGCGAAGATCCAAGCGAAGGATACGTCAGGCTCTTTGCTGTAGGCGCCGAGCTCAAAAAACGATTCGGCAGTGATTTTGCTAAACTCCCTCCAGGGGCCATTGGCATGTATTCTTACATCGACAGAATGAAACAAGGGCTGCAGCAATTCATGGCAGGGGCCAGGAAGTTTGCCCTTCAGTACATTGATCGCAATGACCTTGTAGCCCTTACGAAAGAAGCGGCAGAAGTATCCGGCATCGACTATGTGATGGAAAGTGATGCCGTAGAGGTAGAAAAGATCTTGGGATACAACGGAGGGTATTAA
- a CDS encoding 4Fe-4S binding protein has translation MLNIICKHNCKSCFAEPVCAVHAIIDQQGSIYVDTDKCIGCGSCRTACVVFGYDQALKEKTVEWLKGAA, from the coding sequence ATGTTAAATATCATCTGCAAACACAACTGCAAGTCCTGTTTTGCCGAGCCCGTCTGCGCTGTGCATGCGATCATAGATCAGCAAGGCTCCATATATGTAGATACCGACAAGTGTATTGGCTGCGGAAGCTGCCGTACGGCATGTGTGGTCTTTGGCTATGACCAGGCCCTGAAAGAAAAGACCGTGGAGTGGCTTAAGGGAGCAGCCTAG
- a CDS encoding GAF and ANTAR domain-containing protein produces MKGDQSFEKHIEALTKISKAITSDRYIEDILRLVVTVTAETMRSKICALWLLDNSDNTLKLRATQSISEDYLTERSLKMGEGIVGQVARSRQPRSVLNVLEESDYKEKELARKEGLVSMLSVPMVVKDRVIGVINCYTSYTHEFTETERNVLITVANEAAVAIENTELIVKTKVIQEELETRKLIERAKDILMTRRGLSGPDAYRWIQKRSMDTRKSMKEICEAIVLTEEI; encoded by the coding sequence ATGAAGGGAGACCAATCTTTTGAAAAACATATAGAAGCCCTAACGAAGATCAGCAAGGCGATCACGTCTGACCGGTATATTGAGGACATCCTCCGGCTTGTGGTCACCGTGACGGCCGAGACTATGCGCTCAAAGATATGCGCCCTCTGGCTCTTGGATAACAGCGATAACACCCTCAAACTGCGTGCCACCCAGAGTATAAGCGAAGATTATCTGACGGAGCGTTCTCTGAAAATGGGGGAAGGGATTGTGGGGCAGGTTGCTCGTTCTCGCCAGCCCAGGTCGGTTCTAAATGTGCTGGAAGAGTCCGACTACAAGGAAAAGGAGTTGGCCAGAAAAGAGGGACTGGTGTCAATGCTCAGTGTGCCCATGGTGGTAAAGGACAGGGTTATCGGCGTAATCAACTGCTACACATCATATACCCATGAGTTTACGGAAACTGAAAGAAATGTCTTGATCACCGTGGCCAATGAGGCGGCAGTTGCCATAGAGAATACCGAGTTGATAGTAAAAACCAAAGTGATTCAGGAGGAGCTGGAAACCAGAAAGCTGATCGAACGTGCCAAAGACATATTAATGACGCGCCGGGGTCTGAGCGGACCGGACGCCTACCGTTGGATTCAAAAACGGAGCATGGATACCCGCAAATCGATGAAAGAGATCTGCGAAGCGATTGTGTTGACAGAAGAGATATGA
- a CDS encoding AAA family ATPase, translating into MNPKFLYLNSGHREALSALTCAIGERRGLITIVGDLGAGKTTLLKTMLGKLNEKTKVAYISNTTMTFEEILAMALVDLGIAEPDEGLSKVEASHRLNDFAIQQLARGGNVALMVDEAQNLDGSAMENLLLLSNQEYHRHKLIQVVLCGLPKLDDKLKQAEAPPVDDSVSVKRRITPLNEKETYEYIQHYLDVADYTAPSLFTRRAQRLVWQHSRGVPRNINTLCDNALLTAYALGERKIKARVVKKACGDLCWKSSFLSSCSQATFSLEESDPQLKRGISHARFAFAASLMLAVCVFFVIGLLVANYRLKVESADPLPGHPTIRVGSPSQSNGPHKSWALGQQVAHRQTSMVPLVAMARLSDEKIKHDKDAVRPHIYEHRRSAGVLLETKKGESSVNTEAAYGDKNESPDGNTWQVNFKKKADTTLKHSILSKEKPDEKATSAAACVPDLKKDAAKAGNVVIQVGSFRERATAERLVRLLEKKGYDVYLEIRTLKNLGLFHRVRLQGYASVAAARTEMPPLRKQGFNDAFISSL; encoded by the coding sequence ATGAACCCGAAATTTCTTTACCTTAACTCAGGACATCGTGAGGCGCTCTCGGCCTTGACCTGCGCGATTGGCGAGCGACGTGGCTTGATAACGATTGTGGGTGACCTGGGCGCTGGCAAAACGACACTGCTCAAGACGATGCTGGGCAAGCTCAATGAGAAAACCAAGGTAGCTTACATTTCCAATACCACCATGACCTTTGAGGAAATACTGGCGATGGCCTTGGTAGATCTGGGCATAGCAGAGCCAGATGAGGGTCTGTCTAAAGTCGAGGCATCGCATCGGCTGAACGATTTTGCGATCCAGCAACTGGCAAGAGGTGGCAACGTGGCGCTGATGGTGGACGAGGCCCAGAATCTCGACGGCTCCGCTATGGAAAACCTGCTGCTCCTTTCCAACCAAGAATATCACAGGCATAAACTGATCCAAGTCGTCCTCTGCGGACTGCCTAAACTCGACGACAAGCTGAAACAAGCTGAAGCGCCTCCTGTCGATGATTCGGTGAGTGTGAAACGACGTATCACCCCTCTGAATGAAAAAGAAACATATGAGTACATCCAGCATTACCTTGACGTGGCAGATTATACGGCCCCGTCTCTCTTCACCCGCAGAGCTCAACGGTTGGTCTGGCAACACTCTAGGGGGGTACCCCGCAATATCAATACCCTTTGCGACAATGCCCTCCTGACTGCGTATGCACTGGGAGAGCGAAAAATCAAGGCACGTGTAGTCAAAAAAGCCTGTGGAGATCTCTGTTGGAAGTCCTCTTTTTTGTCTAGTTGTAGCCAAGCGACCTTTTCCCTAGAGGAGTCCGACCCTCAGTTAAAGCGCGGTATATCTCATGCTCGGTTTGCCTTCGCTGCAAGCCTGATGCTCGCCGTCTGCGTCTTTTTTGTTATTGGGCTTCTCGTGGCAAATTACCGGCTTAAGGTGGAGAGCGCTGATCCCCTTCCAGGTCATCCCACAATCCGAGTCGGCAGTCCAAGCCAGTCGAATGGTCCCCATAAATCCTGGGCTCTGGGGCAGCAAGTCGCTCATCGACAGACCTCAATGGTTCCTCTGGTTGCCATGGCAAGGTTGTCGGATGAAAAGATTAAACATGACAAGGATGCGGTGAGGCCACATATTTACGAACACCGGAGATCTGCCGGAGTGTTGTTGGAAACTAAGAAAGGTGAGTCTTCGGTGAATACTGAGGCAGCTTACGGAGATAAGAATGAATCTCCTGACGGAAACACGTGGCAGGTCAATTTTAAAAAGAAAGCGGACACGACGTTGAAACATAGTATTTTGTCTAAGGAAAAACCCGATGAAAAAGCGACCAGCGCTGCCGCCTGTGTGCCAGATTTGAAGAAGGATGCTGCCAAAGCCGGAAACGTGGTTATCCAGGTGGGGTCCTTTCGGGAAAGGGCAACGGCCGAGCGTTTGGTAAGGTTGCTTGAAAAAAAAGGATATGATGTTTATTTGGAGATACGAACTCTAAAAAATCTGGGGCTTTTCCACCGTGTTCGTCTCCAGGGCTATGCAAGTGTTGCAGCAGCCAGGACAGAAATGCCACCTCTCAGAAAGCAAGGGTTCAATGACGCCTTTATCTCAAGCCTGTAG